Proteins from a single region of Bacteroidota bacterium:
- a CDS encoding GvpL/GvpF family gas vesicle protein, producing the protein MSNELEIPKEGKYIYGIIRHTGPIDYGPIGIGKRADRVFGINFKDISAIVSNSPIIQYEARRVNMIAHQTVLEEVMKQFTVLPVRFSTISGHNDDAGILRILEKDYKKFDDLLSKMEGKKELGLKVLAHEAPMYESIVEKYEDIRTLRGKLMNLPADKTHYQRMKIGEMVAEALKMETENYKNIILDVLNPLADDVKINNNYGELMILNAAFLIKNSAEPRFDKAVDDLDKKYGRFMTFKYVGTLPPYNFVNLVIKTIGV; encoded by the coding sequence ATGAGCAACGAACTGGAAATACCGAAAGAAGGCAAATACATTTATGGGATCATCAGGCATACCGGCCCGATAGACTATGGCCCGATAGGAATCGGAAAACGCGCCGACAGGGTTTTTGGGATCAATTTTAAAGATATCAGCGCCATAGTTAGTAATTCGCCCATCATTCAATATGAAGCACGAAGGGTAAACATGATCGCTCATCAAACCGTGCTCGAAGAGGTGATGAAACAATTTACAGTTCTTCCGGTTCGCTTTTCGACCATCTCCGGACATAACGACGACGCCGGGATTCTGAGAATCCTCGAAAAGGATTATAAAAAATTCGACGACCTGCTTAGTAAGATGGAGGGCAAAAAAGAATTGGGGCTCAAAGTACTTGCCCATGAAGCACCGATGTACGAAAGCATCGTGGAAAAATACGAAGATATCAGGACGCTGCGGGGAAAACTGATGAACCTGCCTGCGGATAAAACCCACTACCAGCGCATGAAAATCGGCGAAATGGTAGCCGAAGCGCTTAAAATGGAGACGGAAAATTATAAAAATATTATTCTTGATGTTTTAAATCCACTTGCGGACGATGTGAAGATAAATAATAACTACGGAGAACTGATGATACTCAACGCCGCATTCCTTATTAAAAACAGCGCCGAACCTAGGTTTGACAAGGCTGTGGATGATTTGGATAAAAAATATGGACGCTTTATGACGTTCAAATACGTAGGGACGTTGCCCCCCTACAATTTTGTTAATCTGGTCATCAAAACGATAG
- a CDS encoding GvpL/GvpF family gas vesicle protein: MQRDGKYIYCIIASNYDFNLGPIGIGGRGDLVTTIGFDGLCMVVSDHPLSRFVVNPENILTHQKVIEEVMKEYRSVLPIRFGTIAATPDEIRNLLNRRYSEFMELLKQFENKVEFNVRGTWKNMGMIYKEIDKEHAELQKIRAEIEKLDDKEKKNAKIDEAGKLVEHALIQKKEDEAEKIIDAFRKSVFEFKHNKKSNDAMFMNTAFLVNSAREVEFDNIMADIGARYQDRSDFVYTAPLPIFNFIDLKIFPEKWEL; this comes from the coding sequence ATGCAGAGAGACGGAAAATATATTTACTGCATCATTGCCTCGAATTACGACTTCAATTTGGGACCGATAGGAATAGGCGGACGCGGCGATCTTGTCACCACCATCGGTTTCGATGGATTATGTATGGTGGTGAGCGATCATCCGCTCAGCAGGTTTGTGGTTAATCCCGAAAATATTCTTACTCATCAGAAAGTGATTGAAGAAGTGATGAAGGAATACAGAAGCGTACTTCCCATCAGGTTTGGTACCATAGCGGCAACTCCCGATGAGATAAGAAACCTGCTCAACCGGCGATACAGCGAATTTATGGAATTGCTCAAACAGTTCGAAAATAAAGTGGAGTTCAATGTAAGGGGCACCTGGAAAAATATGGGAATGATTTACAAAGAGATCGACAAGGAGCATGCTGAACTGCAAAAAATCAGAGCTGAAATAGAGAAACTTGATGATAAGGAAAAGAAAAACGCGAAAATTGATGAAGCCGGAAAATTGGTCGAACATGCATTAATTCAGAAGAAAGAGGATGAAGCCGAAAAAATAATCGATGCTTTCCGGAAATCGGTGTTCGAGTTTAAACACAATAAAAAAAGCAACGACGCCATGTTTATGAATACAGCCTTTCTGGTGAACAGCGCGAGGGAGGTCGAATTCGATAACATCATGGCCGACATTGGCGCCAGATACCAGGATCGGAGCGACTTTGTATATACAGCCCCATTGCCGATCTTTAATTTTATCGACCTGAAAATTTTTCCTGAAAAATGGGAATTATAA
- a CDS encoding GvpL/GvpF family gas vesicle protein has product MPAKGIYIYGIIPNFYGADQFRSLDNSGIYPISFQNISAVVSEGESTHLDYFDRESLAHLLVHHQEAIENLMGKGFSMIIPMRLGTIVTSKKEVSKILENGYDLIIDTLKKIENLTEIDLVVTWNDFSGILKDIADHPEIKAMKDEMLKKGDLLTQVEQIKVGILVKDKLDEKKNEVEKKILSSLSPFSFDIKTHEVMNDQMVTNTAFLLKRNNNEIFEKSIDQLDKEYEGALNFKLVGPLPCYSFYTIEVKELNPGLVEQAKNELGLKEEVSEDEIKKAYLEKAKEFHPDACLDHGDKENFNRINNAYHTLLDYSAAVKQSSKEENISLAKEKVIENLILVKIKE; this is encoded by the coding sequence ATGCCAGCAAAAGGAATATACATATATGGGATCATTCCGAATTTTTACGGTGCTGATCAATTTCGATCCTTGGATAATTCAGGGATTTATCCCATATCTTTTCAGAACATTTCTGCCGTCGTTTCAGAAGGGGAGAGTACACACCTGGATTATTTTGATAGGGAATCGCTGGCACACCTTCTTGTTCATCATCAGGAAGCTATTGAAAATCTCATGGGGAAAGGATTTTCTATGATCATCCCCATGCGGCTCGGAACAATTGTGACCTCTAAAAAAGAGGTTTCCAAAATACTTGAAAACGGCTATGACTTAATTATCGACACTCTGAAAAAAATTGAAAACCTGACAGAAATTGATTTGGTGGTAACCTGGAATGATTTTTCCGGAATCCTTAAAGATATAGCTGACCATCCCGAAATTAAAGCGATGAAAGATGAGATGCTTAAAAAAGGGGACCTCCTTACACAAGTTGAACAAATTAAAGTGGGGATATTGGTAAAAGATAAACTGGATGAAAAGAAAAATGAAGTTGAAAAGAAAATCCTGAGTTCATTGTCACCATTCAGCTTCGATATAAAAACACATGAGGTGATGAATGACCAGATGGTTACCAATACGGCATTTCTTCTAAAAAGAAACAATAATGAAATATTTGAAAAGTCAATTGACCAACTTGATAAAGAATATGAGGGTGCACTGAATTTCAAATTGGTAGGTCCGCTGCCGTGTTATAGTTTTTATACCATCGAAGTGAAAGAGTTAAATCCCGGACTGGTGGAGCAGGCTAAGAACGAGCTTGGCCTGAAAGAAGAAGTTTCGGAAGATGAAATTAAAAAGGCATACCTGGAAAAAGCAAAAGAATTCCATCCCGATGCATGTCTGGACCATGGTGACAAAGAAAACTTCAACAGAATCAATAATGCCTATCACACACTGCTTGATTATTCAGCGGCAGTAAAGCAATCCTCGAAAGAGGAAAACATCTCTTTAGCTAAAGAAAAAGTAATCGAAAATTTAATTTTGGTAAAAATAAAGGAATAG
- a CDS encoding CDC48 family AAA ATPase, protein MTKIKDEIVLRVKEALVKDVGRAIARIDPKDMKDIGLESGDVIVIEGKRATPVKIMPCYPEDRDKSIIQIDGITRENAQAGIDEKVKIIKTTCRQAIKIKLKPDAHSGSLFKADDAKYIGSLINGLPVTKGDKVKAILFGSRSVDYTVTGTNPEGVVLIHPNTTFQLELAKQDGERKSKVSYEDIGGLGNQVQRIREMIELPLKYPEIFERLGVQPPKGVFLYGPPGTGKTLIVRAVANETDAYFINISGPEIMGKFYGESEGRIRKLFEEAQAHAPSIIFIDEIDAIAPKREDMGGEKQVEKRVVAQLLSLMDGLESRGKVIVIGATNIPNSIDPALRRPGRFDREISISIPDKKGRLEILHIHTRGMPLSLDVDMEKLAEITHGFVGADLEALAREAAMTALRKILPQVDFQMAEIPYELLMQLEVTMDNFLDAMKEVEPSAIREVFVEVPDVKWDDVGGLDEIKEALKETVEWPLKYADLFKKADTKPPKGIILHGKPGTGKTYLAKALANESGVNFISVKGPQILSRYIGESEKGVRELFKLAKQTAPSILFLDEIDSLTPKRNSDSSGSGVIERVIGQFLAEMDGIEDMKGVIVLAATNRIDLIDPALLRSGRFDLIFELPVPDLKTRKKIFEIHTRNKPLGKKVNLNSLAMKSESLTGSDIEFICRKAAMLAIRELIDKKRGMPSESTGDINILENHFEEAIQLVLKQNAMKK, encoded by the coding sequence ATGACCAAAATCAAAGACGAAATAGTACTGCGGGTAAAGGAAGCCTTAGTAAAAGATGTGGGAAGGGCTATTGCCAGGATCGATCCGAAAGATATGAAGGATATCGGGCTGGAGTCGGGCGATGTGATCGTGATTGAAGGCAAGCGTGCCACACCTGTCAAAATCATGCCATGTTATCCCGAAGACAGGGATAAGAGCATCATTCAGATCGACGGGATCACCAGGGAAAATGCCCAGGCAGGCATCGACGAAAAAGTGAAGATTATTAAAACCACCTGCCGGCAGGCCATAAAAATAAAGCTTAAGCCCGATGCACACTCTGGTTCTCTTTTCAAGGCCGATGACGCGAAATACATTGGTTCTTTGATAAATGGCCTGCCAGTGACAAAAGGTGATAAAGTGAAAGCCATCCTATTTGGATCCCGATCAGTGGATTATACTGTAACCGGCACCAATCCGGAAGGCGTGGTGCTGATACATCCAAATACGACCTTTCAACTTGAATTAGCCAAGCAGGACGGGGAACGCAAAAGTAAAGTTTCTTACGAAGATATTGGAGGACTTGGTAACCAGGTTCAACGAATCAGGGAAATGATTGAACTTCCGTTAAAATACCCTGAGATTTTCGAGCGTCTTGGAGTTCAGCCACCCAAAGGAGTTTTTCTTTACGGCCCTCCAGGAACCGGGAAAACGCTTATTGTAAGGGCGGTGGCCAATGAAACGGATGCTTATTTTATCAACATCTCCGGTCCCGAGATCATGGGTAAATTCTACGGGGAAAGCGAAGGGCGGATACGAAAATTGTTTGAGGAGGCTCAGGCACATGCACCCTCCATCATTTTTATTGATGAAATTGATGCCATTGCACCCAAGAGGGAGGACATGGGCGGTGAAAAGCAGGTGGAAAAGCGTGTTGTAGCCCAACTGCTATCGCTGATGGACGGATTGGAATCGAGGGGGAAGGTTATTGTGATCGGGGCAACAAACATACCCAATTCCATCGATCCGGCGCTGAGAAGGCCGGGACGGTTCGACCGCGAAATTTCCATTTCTATTCCCGATAAAAAGGGCAGGCTGGAAATCCTTCACATCCACACCAGAGGTATGCCCCTGTCATTGGATGTCGATATGGAAAAGCTGGCCGAAATCACACACGGCTTCGTGGGCGCTGATCTGGAAGCTTTAGCACGGGAAGCAGCCATGACCGCGCTGAGAAAAATACTTCCCCAAGTCGATTTCCAGATGGCTGAAATTCCTTATGAACTCTTAATGCAATTAGAAGTGACCATGGATAATTTTCTGGATGCAATGAAAGAGGTGGAACCTTCGGCAATCAGGGAAGTATTTGTGGAAGTGCCCGATGTTAAATGGGACGATGTAGGAGGACTTGATGAAATAAAAGAAGCATTGAAAGAAACAGTGGAATGGCCTTTAAAATATGCCGACCTGTTCAAAAAGGCCGATACCAAGCCTCCCAAAGGCATTATTCTTCACGGGAAACCCGGTACAGGCAAAACCTACCTGGCAAAAGCTCTGGCAAACGAGAGCGGTGTCAATTTTATTTCCGTAAAAGGTCCGCAGATCTTGAGCCGTTACATCGGGGAATCAGAAAAAGGAGTGAGAGAACTCTTTAAATTAGCAAAACAGACAGCCCCGTCCATCTTGTTTCTTGATGAAATAGACAGCCTTACCCCCAAGCGTAATAGCGACAGTTCCGGTTCTGGTGTGATCGAAAGGGTGATTGGCCAATTCCTTGCAGAAATGGACGGCATTGAAGACATGAAAGGAGTGATAGTACTTGCCGCAACCAACAGGATCGATTTAATTGACCCTGCATTGTTACGAAGTGGCAGGTTCGATCTGATATTCGAATTGCCGGTGCCCGATTTAAAAACCAGGAAAAAAATATTCGAAATCCACACCAGAAATAAACCCCTCGGTAAAAAAGTAAACCTGAATAGTCTGGCTATGAAATCAGAAAGCCTGACAGGTTCCGATATCGAATTTATTTGCCGGAAAGCGGCCATGCTTGCCATACGCGAATTGATTGATAAAAAACGCGGGATGCCCTCTGAAAGTACCGGGGATATCAACATTCTGGAAAACCATTTTGAAGAAGCGATTCAATTAGTACTAAAACAAAACGCAATGAAGAAATGA
- a CDS encoding ArsA family ATPase — MALAGLENNALKLIIFGGKGGVGKTSCAIATALALSENFKTLLISTDPAHSVSDCLEQQIGFKVQEVAGSENLTAIEIVADKALSEFKKEHLNVLKKLLETSTNLDNEDIDEMLALSIPGIDEVMSFKTIIDFIEEGEYDKYIVDTAPTGHALRLISSPKLLDEWIKVAARMRWKYRFMITSFSGTYQQDEVDAFLLSLKKTVKRIENMLRDNTKCEFIPVCIPESMAIMETGRLLSDLSRSEIFARQIIVNNVMVSEGCDFCKRRKAGQLKYIQQIGDTFKDLNMVTVPVFPEEIKGLEALNLLRMCLFSVDR, encoded by the coding sequence ATGGCACTGGCAGGTTTAGAAAACAACGCCCTTAAACTCATCATTTTCGGCGGGAAAGGTGGTGTTGGAAAAACCAGTTGTGCCATCGCCACGGCCTTAGCGTTGTCTGAAAATTTCAAAACCCTGCTCATATCCACCGATCCGGCGCATTCCGTGTCGGATTGCCTCGAACAACAGATTGGCTTTAAAGTTCAGGAAGTTGCCGGCTCAGAAAACTTAACCGCTATTGAGATTGTTGCCGACAAAGCGCTTTCAGAGTTTAAGAAAGAACATCTAAACGTACTGAAAAAGCTTCTTGAAACTTCCACAAATCTTGATAATGAAGACATCGATGAGATGCTGGCTTTATCTATTCCCGGTATCGATGAGGTAATGAGCTTTAAAACCATCATTGATTTTATAGAAGAGGGCGAATATGATAAATATATTGTCGATACGGCGCCAACAGGGCATGCATTGCGACTGATTTCATCTCCTAAATTATTGGATGAATGGATAAAGGTTGCTGCCAGAATGAGGTGGAAATACCGCTTTATGATCACCAGTTTTTCAGGCACCTATCAGCAGGATGAGGTGGATGCTTTTTTGCTGAGCTTGAAAAAAACGGTAAAAAGAATCGAAAATATGTTACGGGATAATACCAAATGTGAATTTATACCGGTATGTATCCCCGAGTCGATGGCTATTATGGAAACCGGCAGGTTACTTTCGGACCTCAGCAGATCTGAAATATTTGCACGGCAGATCATCGTGAACAATGTAATGGTATCGGAAGGATGTGATTTTTGTAAAAGAAGAAAGGCTGGTCAACTGAAATACATACAGCAGATAGGCGATACTTTTAAGGATTTAAATATGGTAACGGTGCCGGTGTTTCCTGAAGAGATTAAAGGGCTGGAAGCATTGAATCTACTGAGGATGTGTCTTTTTAGCGTAGATCGTTGA
- a CDS encoding Hsp20/alpha crystallin family protein, producing MDEKENKSNGKNQSADFDLFGLGGLFKGIEKLIDLAGKLEESGGISKEGEINLDHLKKGMKGVYGFTITTAVGGSPKVETFGNIKKTPEGPKVDEEREPITDIFDEKNEIVIIAEMPGIEETDLKIDLKEDILEVSAKSKNRSYRKEMLLPVKVSKQNLRHKFTNGILEIRIKK from the coding sequence ATGGACGAAAAAGAAAACAAAAGTAATGGGAAAAATCAGAGTGCTGATTTTGACCTTTTCGGGCTTGGCGGCCTGTTCAAAGGCATCGAAAAATTAATTGACCTTGCCGGAAAACTCGAGGAAAGTGGTGGAATCAGTAAGGAAGGCGAGATCAATCTTGATCACCTCAAAAAAGGCATGAAAGGAGTTTATGGCTTCACCATCACAACGGCAGTTGGAGGTTCGCCAAAAGTTGAGACTTTCGGTAACATCAAAAAAACTCCGGAAGGGCCTAAAGTGGATGAAGAAAGAGAGCCTATTACCGATATTTTTGATGAAAAGAATGAGATCGTGATCATTGCCGAAATGCCGGGTATTGAAGAAACTGACCTTAAAATCGACCTGAAGGAAGACATCCTTGAAGTTTCAGCTAAAAGTAAAAACAGGAGTTATCGAAAGGAAATGCTGCTCCCGGTAAAAGTCAGCAAGCAAAATCTACGACACAAATTCACCAATGGAATCCTTGAGATCAGGATAAAAAAATAA
- a CDS encoding gas vesicle protein, protein MAIPTHSIQATGLADILERVLDKGIVIAGDIKIQIADIDLLTIKIRLLIASVDKAMEMGINWWQEDTYLSTKAREKELNEKQDVLNKRLEQLEAKINSA, encoded by the coding sequence ATGGCTATACCTACTCATTCAATTCAAGCGACCGGCCTCGCCGATATCCTCGAAAGAGTGCTCGACAAAGGGATCGTTATTGCAGGTGATATTAAGATACAAATAGCTGATATTGATTTACTGACCATAAAAATCAGGCTGCTGATCGCTTCGGTCGACAAAGCCATGGAGATGGGCATCAATTGGTGGCAGGAGGATACCTACCTCTCGACGAAAGCACGCGAGAAGGAACTGAACGAAAAACAAGATGTACTAAACAAGCGCCTTGAACAACTGGAAGCAAAAATTAATTCGGCTTAA
- the gvpN gene encoding gas vesicle protein GvpN — protein sequence MQNKISNNETNTVLEPKQMANFVETKYIKGITNRGLNYIKAGFPVHFRGPSGTGKTTIAMHLASKIGRPVVVIHGDAEYKTSDLVGSESGYRFRKLDDRFIHSVHKLEEDMEKKWVNNRLTIAVKNGFTLIYDEFTRSRAEANNILLPILQERMMTTSAGKEEDYYMKVHPDFHAIFTSNPEEYAGVNRTQDALRDRMVTMDLDHFDYETELQITRAKSNLSLEDAEKIVKIVRGLRESGKTEFDPTIRGSIMIAKTLATLNSTPSKNNEMFRLICQDILTSETSRVGSKTNQEKVRIIVNELIEQNC from the coding sequence ATGCAGAATAAAATAAGCAACAATGAAACAAATACTGTACTTGAACCAAAACAAATGGCCAATTTTGTTGAGACAAAGTACATTAAAGGCATCACTAACCGTGGTCTTAATTATATAAAAGCAGGTTTCCCTGTGCATTTCAGGGGTCCGTCGGGAACCGGAAAAACAACCATTGCCATGCACCTGGCAAGTAAAATTGGCAGGCCGGTGGTCGTCATTCATGGCGATGCAGAGTATAAAACTTCCGATCTCGTTGGCAGCGAATCGGGTTATAGATTCAGAAAATTAGACGACAGGTTTATCCATTCTGTTCATAAACTTGAGGAGGACATGGAAAAGAAATGGGTGAACAATCGCTTAACGATCGCTGTTAAAAATGGTTTCACACTTATTTATGACGAATTTACCCGCTCGCGCGCCGAAGCAAATAACATCCTGTTACCCATCCTTCAGGAAAGAATGATGACCACTTCAGCAGGAAAAGAAGAGGATTATTATATGAAAGTGCATCCCGATTTTCACGCCATCTTTACTTCGAACCCTGAGGAATATGCCGGCGTTAACCGAACCCAGGATGCCCTGCGCGACAGGATGGTGACCATGGACCTCGACCATTTCGACTATGAAACCGAATTACAGATTACCAGGGCAAAATCTAACCTTTCACTGGAAGATGCTGAAAAAATTGTGAAGATTGTAAGGGGTTTGCGTGAATCGGGGAAAACAGAATTTGACCCGACTATTCGCGGTTCCATCATGATTGCTAAAACACTGGCAACTTTAAATTCAACACCTTCTAAAAATAACGAAATGTTTAGATTAATCTGCCAGGACATTCTCACTTCCGAAACCAGCCGGGTTGGCTCAAAAACCAATCAGGAAAAAGTAAGAATAATTGTTAATGAACTGATCGAACAAAATTGCTGA
- the gvpA gene encoding gas vesicle structural protein GvpA (There are 14 genes on the gvp gene cluster in halophilic archaea. The product of gvpA is a structural component of gas vesicles, which provide buoyancy to cells and promote flotation. It has been reported that the products of gvpAO and gvpFGJKLM represent the minimal set required for gas vesicle formation in halophilic archaea.), with amino-acid sequence MAVEKTIGSSSLVEVIDRILDKGVVVDAWVRVSLVGIELLAIEARIVVASVETYLKYAEAIGLTAKAA; translated from the coding sequence ATGGCAGTAGAAAAAACCATCGGGTCATCCAGCCTCGTTGAGGTGATCGACCGTATCCTCGACAAAGGTGTCGTAGTTGATGCATGGGTAAGAGTTTCATTGGTTGGTATCGAACTGCTTGCTATTGAAGCAAGGATAGTTGTTGCCTCTGTTGAAACATACCTGAAGTATGCAGAAGCAATCGGATTAACTGCTAAAGCCGCATAA
- a CDS encoding sigma-54 dependent transcriptional regulator encodes MNDNSAKNKLTETRFSSIERMLKVLVIDDEKQFTEELHEFLQNMGFAAFEANTGEEGLKILNAHEIDLLILDVRLPGMNGLDILQEVKIQHPGIEVIIVSAHGDMETVIKAMRLGAFDYLRKPFRHMDIQIAIERTQKYLHMHRRLKQMEEKNSLISKSLEEKIDRQFIGISPQIREVFESAITASKYADANVLITGESGTGKENIARIIHYSSQRKDNIFCAINSSAITETLLESEFFGHKKGSFTGAINDKMGFFEVCNGGTLFLDEIADMPLPLQAKILRASEEKVITRIGDTRQIHTDFRIISATNHDIDKLVEGKKFRLDLLHRINTLHIHIPPLRERPEDIEPLLIHFAEDFAIKLNKPNPHISREVFDSLKKYDFPGNVRELKNMTERAIILCKGNSLSINDFPVKPPMTSSTDQMAGSINLKTHEIELIRKALKSCRFNQKAAADVLGISRDALIRKMKKYDITVNRGEE; translated from the coding sequence ATGAATGATAATTCCGCCAAAAATAAGTTAACAGAAACCAGGTTTTCAAGTATCGAGAGAATGTTAAAAGTCCTGGTTATTGATGATGAAAAACAGTTCACCGAAGAGCTGCATGAATTTCTTCAAAATATGGGATTTGCTGCTTTTGAGGCTAATACCGGGGAGGAAGGATTAAAAATTTTAAACGCTCATGAAATTGACCTCCTGATTCTTGATGTGCGTTTACCCGGCATGAATGGCCTGGATATTTTACAAGAGGTGAAAATCCAACACCCTGGCATAGAGGTTATTATTGTTTCGGCGCATGGCGATATGGAAACGGTGATCAAAGCCATGCGACTTGGTGCATTCGATTATCTGCGCAAACCTTTCAGGCACATGGACATTCAGATCGCCATTGAGCGTACCCAAAAATACCTTCACATGCACCGAAGGTTGAAGCAGATGGAAGAAAAGAACTCTCTGATCTCAAAAAGCCTCGAAGAAAAAATTGACCGGCAGTTTATCGGGATCAGCCCCCAGATCAGAGAGGTATTCGAGTCGGCCATTACTGCCTCAAAATACGCCGATGCCAATGTACTGATTACGGGCGAAAGTGGAACCGGAAAAGAAAACATTGCCAGAATTATTCACTATTCAAGCCAGAGGAAAGACAATATTTTTTGTGCCATAAACAGCAGCGCCATTACAGAGACGCTTTTGGAAAGCGAGTTTTTTGGCCATAAAAAAGGATCGTTTACCGGCGCCATCAACGATAAAATGGGTTTCTTTGAAGTTTGCAACGGAGGCACCTTATTTCTGGACGAAATCGCAGATATGCCTTTGCCTCTACAGGCAAAAATTTTACGCGCCAGCGAAGAAAAAGTGATTACCAGGATTGGCGATACCAGACAGATTCACACCGACTTCAGGATCATTTCGGCGACGAATCATGATATCGATAAGCTGGTAGAGGGAAAAAAATTCAGGCTTGACCTTCTTCACAGGATCAATACCCTTCATATACACATTCCCCCGCTCAGGGAAAGGCCGGAAGACATCGAGCCCCTGCTAATCCATTTTGCCGAAGACTTTGCCATAAAATTAAATAAACCGAATCCCCATATTTCGAGAGAGGTTTTCGATTCGTTGAAAAAATATGATTTTCCGGGAAATGTAAGGGAGCTGAAAAACATGACCGAAAGAGCCATTATTCTTTGCAAAGGCAACTCACTCAGTATAAATGATTTCCCTGTAAAGCCCCCAATGACGTCGTCAACGGATCAAATGGCAGGTTCGATTAATTTGAAAACCCATGAAATCGAACTAATACGAAAGGCACTGAAAAGCTGCAGATTCAATCAAAAAGCAGCGGCTGATGTTCTTGGAATATCCCGCGATGCCCTCATCCGGAAAATGAAAAAGTACGATATCACCGTTAACAGAGGCGAAGAGTGA